GCTTCGTGGAGAAGAAAGTATAAAGGCTGCACTTGCCATACCCTGTACGGTAATGCAGTAGAGTATATATCGGTGTAGTGGGGAAGTGGCCCTGATACCTGAGTGAATGAGTGGTAGCTCCACAATTTACCCCATCACCATGCTTGGTAGCACCGAGCTGGATGGATGCAGCAGGGTCGCCGGCCCAGCTGAGCTAGCGCAAGTGGGGAGTAGCCAATGCATATGGAGCGTGTAGTGTCGGTTTGCTCCAGCCAGTATCTATGGAACCGGTAGCGATTCGGCCGGTATTGCAATACCGCTTTTCCTTCTGTAAAAGCGAGAGAGACCTGACGCTCACGGGCGGCACAAGCTGACAGTTGACAGTAGGAGAGAGGGGGAACCAACAGTGACAGAGAATGTGCGCTTCCCTGCGCCTGCATGTTGATTGCATTTACGGACGCACAGAGATCACTTGATTGACGCTACTAATACGAGGTATGGGTGGCTGTAATATAACTGTGTAAAGCTGCAAGGATGGTGCAGGCTGTACgacttttatgtatggttggttggGAATCGACGCGCATGCAATGCAGCGCAGCTCGGTCGACGCCGGGCAACCCACCAGCGTTGGATATCTTCTTCCCGGAAGTGGAAATGCTGGCAAATCCGTTTCAGAAAACACTGTTTTCGGTCATTATATAGTTTATTACTGGAAGAAAAGGTGTGTCTACTAGCAGCGCTCATCACCCACGAGAGCCACGTCGGAGGTCGTGATGCCGCCACGGAATGGCAACACTGCTCAAAACAAAGTAAACCACGGGGCCGCGGTTAGCCACCGTAAGTACGTACAAGGCTGGTTTGCCTTTCCGGATAGGACACTGGGAGACAGAGGCGAACGAAGGGCAAGACGAAGACGAACGAACGAACCGCTCTGCTAGATGCGCGCGCACGCCCACGCCCACACTAGAGCCAACCAGCACGAACAGCGGGCTCTGCTCCTGCTCGTGCTCGTGAGCTGTGTCATTCCATCGTTCCTTCGGAACAGGGCGCCCGTGATCTCCttaaattccccccgctccccgatTAAACCTGACACACCCCCTTGTAGCCTTGCACCCAGCTAGCTGCCGGTGAGGTGAGTGACCACCGCGACAGCCAACAGCACCCATCGGCTGCTGCCATTGGCGTACGTGCGTGCAGCGCATTGTCGCGGCAATGGCGGTGTCGGCGTCGTCGTCGGGGGTGCGGGCGCGGGCGAGGTTGCTGGCGTGCGTGGCCGTGGCGGCGCTGCTGCTGCTCGCGCCGGGCGACGTGGACGCCGGCCGGCATGGGcacgggcgggggcgggggcgcggGAGCGGGAGCGTGGCACACAGGCATACCAAGGGCCTGCGGCCGGGGAAGGCGAGGCCGTACCCGGCGAacgcgacggcggcggaggcgatcgAGCGGAGGTTCACGCGGTGGGTGCGGTTCATGGGCGGGCTTGACCACAGCGTGTTCCAGCGCGCGCTCAACCGCGCGCTGCTCCCGTCGACGCGCACGATCGTCGTGGACAGGACGCCCGGGGCGGGAGACTTCACCACCATCCAGGCCGCCGTGGACTCGCTCCCGCTCATCAACCTGATGCGCGTCGTCATCAAGGTCAATGCCGGCACCTACACGTACGTGCGTGACCTGACCTCGCTACCATACTCGTCGATCGTTCTCTTTCGGTGCTCGGCGTCTGACGATGCGGCGGTGCTGCAGGGAGAAGGTGAGCATCTCGCCGCTGCGCGGGTTCGTGACGGTGGAGGGCGCGGGCGCGGACCGGACGGTGGTGCAGTGGGGCGACACGGCGGACACGGCCGGGCCCTGGGGCCGCCCCTTCGGCACCTTCGCCTCCGCCACCTTCGCCGTCAACTCGCAGTTCTTCGTCGCCAAGAACATCACCTTCAAGGTGCGTGCGTACTCGGAAGGCTTGGCCGGCCATGGCGACATGACATCGATTGATTGATTTGTGGGTGAAACTGTGCAGAACACGGCGCCGGTGCCTCGGCCGGGCGCGCTGGGGAAGCAGGGGGTGGCGCTGCGGATATCGGCGGACAACGCGGCGTTCGTGGGGTGCAACTTCCTGGGCGCGCAGGACACGCTGTATGACCACCTGGGCCGCCACTACTACAAGGACTGCTACATCGAGGGCTCCGTCGACTTCATCTTCGGCAACGCCCTCTCCCTCTACGAGGTGCGT
The sequence above is a segment of the Triticum dicoccoides isolate Atlit2015 ecotype Zavitan chromosome 1A, WEW_v2.0, whole genome shotgun sequence genome. Coding sequences within it:
- the LOC119287456 gene encoding probable pectinesterase 53 yields the protein MAVSASSSGVRARARLLACVAVAALLLLAPGDVDAGRHGHGRGRGRGSGSVAHRHTKGLRPGKARPYPANATAAEAIERRFTRWVRFMGGLDHSVFQRALNRALLPSTRTIVVDRTPGAGDFTTIQAAVDSLPLINLMRVVIKVNAGTYTEKVSISPLRGFVTVEGAGADRTVVQWGDTADTAGPWGRPFGTFASATFAVNSQFFVAKNITFKNTAPVPRPGALGKQGVALRISADNAAFVGCNFLGAQDTLYDHLGRHYYKDCYIEGSVDFIFGNALSLYEGCHVHAISPHYGALTAQNRRSMLDDTGFSFLNCRVTGSGALYLGRAWGTFSRVVFAYTYMDNIIIPRGWYNWGDPTREMTVFYGQYKCSGPGANHAGRVDWSRELTDEEAKPFISLSFIDGLEWLRL